From one Alphaproteobacteria bacterium genomic stretch:
- the prmC gene encoding peptide chain release factor N(5)-glutamine methyltransferase, with protein sequence MLQKKNAKTIFEEGLTRLKDTSIQNPRLDCMLLFEKATQINRIDLICNPDQLISLEQSDYFISLIQRRTTYEPISHILGMREFWSLPFFVTKDTLDPRPDSETLINASIEQFADKQKMLKILDLGTGTGCLLISLLKEYPNAFGLGVDISYKTLQITQKNINYHNLSDKAYLLNTNWTEAINTTFDLIISNPPYIPLKDKDILQPDVRLFDPEKALYGGDDGLICYRQIAKIVKPFLAPKGRIILELGIHQKDDVVSIFQKNGFNYFKSQKDLQNIDRALIIY encoded by the coding sequence TTGCTGCAAAAAAAAAATGCCAAAACTATTTTCGAAGAAGGCCTAACACGCCTTAAAGATACCTCTATTCAAAATCCACGGTTGGATTGCATGCTACTGTTTGAAAAAGCCACACAAATCAACCGCATTGATCTTATATGCAATCCAGATCAGCTTATATCATTAGAACAATCAGACTATTTCATTTCATTAATTCAACGTCGAACAACTTACGAACCCATTTCTCATATTTTAGGGATGCGTGAATTTTGGAGCCTCCCTTTTTTCGTAACCAAAGATACACTCGACCCAAGACCCGATTCTGAAACATTAATAAATGCAAGTATCGAACAATTCGCTGATAAGCAAAAAATGCTCAAGATTCTTGATTTAGGGACAGGCACAGGCTGTCTTTTAATTAGTCTTCTTAAAGAATACCCGAATGCTTTTGGTTTGGGCGTTGATATTTCCTACAAAACACTTCAAATTACACAAAAAAATATCAATTATCATAATCTTTCAGACAAAGCATATCTTCTCAATACAAATTGGACTGAAGCTATAAACACCACTTTTGATCTTATCATTTCAAATCCTCCTTACATCCCCTTAAAAGATAAAGATATTTTACAACCTGACGTGCGATTGTTTGATCCTGAAAAAGCACTTTATGGCGGGGACGATGGCTTAATTTGTTACCGTCAAATTGCAAAAATAGTGAAGCCCTTTCTAGCGCCCAAAGGTCGCATTATTCTGGAATTAGGCATTCATCAAAAAGATGATGTTGTTTCTATTTTTCAAAAAAATGGATTCAATTATTTTAAATCACAAAAAGATCTCCAAAATATAGATCGAGCACTCATAATTTATTAG
- a CDS encoding patatin-like phospholipase family protein, giving the protein MAKNEYKRIALACQGGGSLGAYHIGAYQAMQEAGYLPDVVSGISIGAFTASLIAGNNPENRMEKLKAFWDTISWPEIMNGMPIPPEMRKMHNSMTSMQGFIFGQPNFFEPRVPGAKHQPKGSLGAISHYDTSKLKGTLLKFVDFDRINSKKTRLILGATRVKDGELVFFDSAKMKIGPEHVMASGAFPPGFPPVEIDGEMYWDGGCVSNTPLEGIFQIEPRVHTLVFMIDLFNPIGEVPKDMEGVSIRTKDIMFTSRTAHHIEQISKRQNLKKALGHILSKIPAEFKNDPIVKEIKDFASDTDFDIVHILYNAPAYEVDTKDCEFSKTSIKDRSDHGYTDMKNAVENSPWLREPVPHAGCSVHKFHGSEFKGSKINR; this is encoded by the coding sequence ATGGCTAAAAATGAATATAAACGTATCGCCCTTGCCTGTCAGGGTGGTGGTTCGTTAGGTGCTTATCATATTGGTGCGTATCAAGCAATGCAAGAAGCTGGTTACTTACCTGATGTTGTTTCAGGTATTTCGATTGGTGCTTTTACGGCTTCTTTGATTGCGGGTAATAATCCTGAAAACAGAATGGAAAAATTGAAGGCTTTCTGGGATACAATTTCATGGCCAGAAATTATGAATGGTATGCCTATTCCGCCTGAAATGCGCAAAATGCATAATTCAATGACATCGATGCAAGGTTTTATATTTGGGCAACCAAATTTTTTTGAACCACGTGTTCCTGGTGCAAAACATCAACCTAAAGGATCTCTTGGTGCTATTAGTCATTATGATACGTCCAAATTAAAAGGTACTTTGCTTAAATTTGTAGATTTTGATCGTATTAATAGTAAGAAAACACGTCTAATATTAGGTGCTACACGCGTTAAAGATGGTGAGCTTGTTTTCTTTGATAGTGCCAAAATGAAAATTGGGCCTGAACATGTAATGGCTAGTGGTGCGTTTCCTCCAGGTTTCCCACCTGTTGAAATTGATGGTGAAATGTACTGGGATGGTGGATGTGTTTCTAATACACCATTAGAAGGTATATTTCAGATTGAGCCGCGTGTGCATACCCTTGTCTTTATGATTGATTTGTTTAATCCAATCGGTGAAGTACCAAAAGACATGGAAGGCGTATCGATCCGCACAAAAGATATTATGTTCACAAGTAGAACAGCGCATCATATTGAACAGATTAGCAAACGTCAAAATCTTAAAAAAGCTTTGGGTCATATATTATCAAAGATCCCAGCAGAGTTTAAAAATGATCCTATCGTTAAGGAAATTAAAGATTTTGCTTCTGATACGGATTTTGATATTGTTCATATCCTTTACAATGCGCCAGCATACGAAGTGGATACTAAAGATTGTGAGTTTTCAAAAACCTCAATCAAGGATCGTTCAGATCATGGTTACACTGACATGAAAAATGCGGTTGAAAATAGTCCATGGCTTAGAGAGCCAGTACCACATGCGGGTTGTAGTGTTCATAAATTCCATGGGTCGGAATTTAAAGGATCAAAAATTAACAGATAA